AATTCCACGTCATGATTCTGACGCCGGCCGCACTTGAACTTCGCGAGTCTTTGCCGCTGTAAGCACCCCCATAGGAACCAAATGCCCGAATCACCCCCGCTGCTCACTATCGTCCTGGAAGAGACAGGACTGCTCGACCGTGAATCCGCAATGTATCGACGCCTCATAGCTGCCCGTCTCCGGCTGGAGTCCCATTTCGCGGTCCGCCATATGGAGGAGCCTTTGACGACCGCCAGAATCGCCGGACTGTGCGCGGAGATACAAAGCAAGTACGTCATCTTCATGCGTACCTCACATCTGATCTCCGCCAATTACGTGGCCACCCTGTTCGAGTACCTCCGGACACGAACGGTGTATCTGGCGGAACCGGTGATGTACACCGGCGCCATCGCGAAGAATGTTGCCGGGACCCCGATCGACGATACGTACCAGTACAGCCGCGACACCGACGTCTTCGGCATTGCGTTCAACACCAAGAGGCTTGGTGATGCCCTGGAAGCACTCAAGGACGTGGATCGGTCGGCCATCTACATCAGCTACCGGCTTTATTGGTCCATCGCCAAGGTCAGACCCCTTACGACTGGCTTCTCGGTTGCCTCGGATACCAAGGCAGCCACCGGGCTGCCGATACCAAGTGAGGTCCAGCGTCTGGTTCCGCTTATTCCGTTTCATTCCAAAGAAATCCGTTTGCAGCTTCTGCGCTACGTTGCCTTGTTCCTGAGGGGAATCCGCGGACAAAAGGCGACATCGATCAGCCTCAGCCATCTCCGGGACGTGATTCGCGATTTCCAGCTCATCGAGCTCGTCGGCATGGTGGAGCAGCTTCAACCGTTCGAAGCAGCATGGATTCGTTGGCTGGATGACTCCCTGGTAAGCCGGCAGCTCTACAAGCAACTGAGCCACAAGGACGCCTATCTGGTTTTCAACGGTAAGCACGAGGAACGGACCGGGACCTCCCTGCACCTCTACGAACTGTTGTTCCAGGACGACATCCTGACCATCGAGAAGCAATATCTGGAACGCAGGCTCCGTCCCGGAAATGCCAGGCCGGGAAGCTACAACTTCTACAACCGGCCGATCGGACCATATTCAACCATCCTGTTCTTTGATCGGCCCCAACAAGCGGACGACAACGCCGAGCACCTGTACGAGTACTTCACAATAGAGCACCCGGAATTCGGCAACGCCTACTTCGCGATCAGTCCCAAGTCGCCCGATTGGCCACGGCTGGAAGCAAAGGGTTTCAAGCTCGTCCCGATCTTCACCAAGGAGTTTTACGAGATGTTCCTGGTGTCGGACCTGGTGGTTTCATCGCAGATCTACAGCATCAGGTATCGGGGAAAGTCTTTCGCGAACTCACGGTTCGTATATCTTCAACACGGAATCCAACTCAATGACATGTCCGACTGGGTGCTTTCCAAATACTTCGACGTTTTCGTGGCTACGGGTCGCATGGAAGCGGACTACATGGGCAGGCTTGCCCCCGTCGAGACGCTGAATTCAGGGCTGCCACGCTATGAGTCCCTGACGCGGGCAAACGAAGGGCAGCGGCACCTTCTTTTCATGCCGACCTGGCGCTTCAACCTTCACCAGTCATCCACCGAGCGTTTTGCCCAGTCGGGCTACTTTCGCGCCATCGACTCCTTTCTCTCCGACTCGGCACTGTTGTCCTTCCTGGCGGACACGGACCGGGTCCTGCACGTCAAACTGCATCCGAACGTGGAAAAGCGTGCCGGCCAGTTCAGGTTCTCCGAGCGCATTGTGCATTCCGGCCTGAGTTACAGGGAAGCAATCCGCTCTGCGGAATTGGTCATCACCGACTACAGCTCTGCCGCCCTGGACGCGGCCTTCATAGGAATCCCCATCGCCTACTACCACTGGGACGCAGCGGACTTCTTCCGCGACCAGCCCTATGAGAGCCGCCTTGATTACCTCGACGACGGCCTGGGACCCGTATTCAGTGACCAAGCCGGAATCGTGGACCACATCATCCATGAGCGCTTCGCAGCTGAGGACGTCACGTACACGCGGCGCCGCGAACGCTTCTTCGAAGGCGTGGAACCCCAACGCATTAACGAGAAAATTGTGGAGAGGATGCTTGGTCTCTGATGTCGAGGATTCATAGCTTCAAACGGAGCATCAGCATGGCCGGGAAAGCTGCGGCGTATTCGCCTGCTGGCCTGGAGTTTGCCAGGGCGCTCCTGGCGTCGAAGCCAGATTCGCCGGTTCGGCGAATGATCAAGGCAAAGGGCCTCGAAGGCCGGATCCGCAGGATCGCCTCAGAAAACCTTCCGCAAGGCATTTACTTTGCCAAACTGACCCTGGGGGACTGGAAAAGCTGGAACGGAAAGCCATTTCGGCTGTTCCAGGACGGTGCCTTGGTTTACGGAAACATGATCGAGCCGCCGGCCCGCGGCTTTCCCCTCGAATACCGGAACATCATGGTGACCTCGAATGATGTATCGCATTTCACGTTGGACATCGACGTGCCTTTCGAACTGAAAATAGGGCGTGGGGCTTTCACGACTCCTCAGCAACTGAGGTACGACGAGCAGTACGGCGTGGAACAGCATGGGGACGTTTTCTACTCCCGTCGGGGCAACACCACCACCCCGACGAAGATGCTCATTACCTTCCCCGGATTCGGCCCATCCACCACCCGTATCTCCTATGCAGTGAGTTACCTCAAGGACCTGAACGACGAGGACCTGAACGACACCCTGATGGTCTGTTTCCAGGACCGGTACTTGGCGGCAGGATCCTACATGATGGTCGACAACGCGGGCAGGGCGCTCTACGAACGCGTCCGGGATGCCATTGAAGGTTTGAGGAGTCGCTTCGCCATAGACCGGAGCCAGATGCTGTTTTTCGGGGCTTCCAAGGGCGGCGCCATCGCCATACAGTACGCGCGGGAGTATCCGGAGGCAGCCTTACTCCTCGCAGTTCCGCAGATGAACCTGCCCTACTACTTCACCAAACCCGCCTTCAAGGACAACCTCTTCCGTCACAATGCGTTGCGCGAACTGGAACAGCCGGAAGTCCGGCTCCGTCAGTACTTCAACGAAGGGCGCAGGATCCATTACTTCTACACAAATTCGGACGAATCCAGCAACCATTCCCTGATCGAACTGGCGAGCGATATACCGCATCTGGTGAAGTACCGCATCGACGGGCAGCATTCGGATGTGGCCCGGGCTGCGTTGCCGGCAATGCTGGGGCTTATCCGACGATTCCTGCGTGGTGGGGCAGACGAGCAGTTCACCTGCGAAGAGCTTCGGACCTTCCGCCACACAGGGAACGTTCAAGTGCAGGTCCGTGTGGATCCGGTGGCGTCCAAGGTTTCCGGAGCGAACTGGTTCATCCAAGGGCAGGCGGGGCGCACGCGTTTCCTGCAGTTGATGACCGAGCATTCGTACGACTTCGTCAAGTACACGACAGCGGAGCAGAGCCTGTTCCCGGCATACGATCCCATCGTGGACCTGGAACATGTCCGGGCGATACAGCCCAACGGCACAATCTGGACCGGATCCTTGCCCTCCCGTGTCAACCCGGGGACCCGGGTACCCAAACAGCAACTCCCCAACTGCGCGCTGTCCCTGGACGCCTCGACTGTCCAGGAATACGTGGTGCTGAACGGCGAATCCTTCGGCCGCTACAGATACCGGTGGCATCGACAGGTGGACGGTGCCGACACGCTGGAAATGCACTTCGTCCCTGAGCTCGGAAGCGGGACATCCGGACCGTTAGGTGGCGACCAGCGCGAACAAGCAGCCTCCACGGTGGAGGTTCAACCTATTGATGGTTGCTCCCTGGCGGATCTGTTCGCCTTACGGGTCCTGATCGCCACTGGCATGCGGCGGCTGCATGTCGTGATCCACGGAAAAACCCTCAAGGCGGACCTGGAGGCACTGGCCACGATGGACTGGGACGACGTCACCGTTGAACTGCATGAATCCAAGGTGGTGCTGGCTGGTGCAGCGCAACAATAAGCAGAATGGTGCGGACCCGGCGCCCAAGACACAGACTATCCGGGAGTACGGGGACGTCTCCGCGATCCGGAACAACGTGGTGCACCTGCAGGACACGCCTGGGTCGGAGTTCATCGGTTCAAGCGTTGAATTCGCGGGTACGGGAAATGTCCTCTTCGTCGAGGACGGTACACGGCTACGCAATTGCCGGCTGCGATTCATGGGCAATGATGCGGTCATCCACCTGCGAAAGTCCCATGGATTCCTCAGGCTGATTGCCACTGTCTTCGAAGAGTCTGTGTTCTACCTGGGCCCGGGTGCAACCTTCACCTCAGAAGCGCGCGTCCTACCCACCGAACGCAAACATGTGATTGTGGGCAGTGACGCAATGTTCTCCTCCCGGGTGGCCTTCCGGACGGCTGATCCCCACCTGATTTACTCAGTGCAGGACCGTCAACGCGTCAATCCCAGTCAATCCATTTGGGTCGGGGACCACGTGTGGTTGGGCGAAGACACCTTGTTACTGAAAGGCTCGCGTGTCGGCTCGGGGAGTATCCTCGCCGCCCGGGCATTGATCACCAAGAACGTCCCTTCCAACTCAACCGCTGCCGGCGTCCCCGGGAGGATTGTCAGCCGTGGGATTTTCTGGACCCGACCGTCCGTTCACGGCTTCACCGAAGCTCGGACGGCGCAGAGCCTCGTCCACGACGGGGACGACTTCATTTACTCAGCCGATGGGAATGTGGCGGACATGAAGCAGCTGGAGGATGAACTGGGGGCAGCTACGTCCGGGATCGGGAGGGCCGCCTGGTGTTTCCAACTGGATCAGTTGGAAGGCAAGAACCGCTTCTATATCGTGTAGCCCGGTTGCTGCCGCACCGCACCATGTGGGCGGCGCGGCAGGTGGTTAGCTGTGGGCGGCGAGGATGGTGGAGGCTTCCTGGCGGGTGGTGCCGGAGGACTCGATGTGGGCCAGGGCGGCCGGGATTGCCCAGCCCTTCTTGCGCATCGCGGTGGCCCAGAGACGCCCGGCCCGGTAGGAGGAACGGACCAGGGGCCCGGACATGACGCCAAGGAAACCGATCTCCTCGGCCTCGTGCTGGAGGTCCACGAACTCCTGCGGCTTGACCCACCGGTCCACCGGAAGGTGCCGCTCGGAGGGGCGCAGGTACTGGGTGATCGTGATCAGGTCACACCCGGCGGCGTGCAGGTCACGCAACGCCTCGGAAATCTCTTCACGGGTCTCACCCATGCCCAAGATCAGGTTGGACTTGGTCACCATGCCCAGATCCCGGCCCTGGGTGATGACATCCAAGGACCTCTCGTACCGGAACGCCGGCCGGATCCGCTTGAAAATCCTCGGCACGGTCTCGACGTTATGCGCGAACACCTCGGGCTTGGAATCGCAGATCGCCGCGATGTGCTCGGGCTTGCCGGAGAAGTCCGGGATCAGCAACTCCACCCCGGTGCCCGGGTTCAGTTCGTGGATCTTCCGCACCGTTTCGGCGTACAACCACACACCCTCATCGGCCAGGTCATCACGGGCCACACCGGTCACCGTGGCGTAGCGCAACTGCATGGCCTGCACCGAGCGGGCCACCTTCGTGGGCTCGAACATGTCCACCGGGGAGGGCTTACCGGTATCGATCTGGCAGAAATCACAGCGCCGTGTGCACTCGGACCCGCCGATCAGGAACGTCGCTTCCTTGTCTTCCCAGCACTCGAAAATGTTCGGGCACCCGGCCTCTTCACAGACCGTGTGCAACCCTTCCTTCTTCACCAGGTTCTTGAGCTGGACAAACTCAGGACCCATCTGGACCTTGGCCTTGATCCACTCAGGCTTACGTTCAACCGGTACCGCCGCGTTACGCTGCTCAACGCGCAGCAACTTACGGCCTTCAGGTGCCAAGGTCACTGGAGTGCTCCTTCGGGGGTGGAAACGAGTGCTTCTTCGTGCTTGCGGAATTCTTCCACGAAGCGGTCGACGATATCGGCCGGATTGATGGTCTGGCCGGTCTCCAGCGACATGGTGGTGACGCTGGCGTCGGTGATGCCGCAGGCGATGATCTGCGCGTACGGTGCCAGGTCATTGCTGCAGTTTATGGCCACGCCGTGCATGGTGACGCCGTCGAGTACACGGATGCCGATGGCCGCAATCTTGCGGTCCGGACCCTTTTCGTCGGCAAGGATCCAGACGCCGGCCCGGCCCTTAACGGTGACGGCGTTGATGCCGTAGTCCTTCATCACAGCGATCATGGTGGCCTCAAGCCGCTCAACGTAGTCGCGGATTCCAGCCCGGTTCTTGAGCTTGAGGATGGGATAGGCGATCAACTGTCCGGGCCCGTGCCAGGTCAATTTGCCACCTCGGTCCACGGGAACGACGGGAGTGCCATCAAAGGGACGCTCGTGATCCTCCGTGAGCTTGCCTGCCGTGTAGACGGCGGCATGCTCCAGAAGCAGTACGGTGCTGTTCTGCTCGCCCGCAACAACTTTGTTGTGGATCTCGCGCTGCAGGTCCCAGCCCTGCATGTAGTCAACGAAATCAGGGGCAAGACCCAGTTGTGAAAACTCAAGAGTCATGCGTTCAAGCTTAGACCCCGCAGCAGACTGGCCATGGTTTTGTGGTGAACCTCTCAGTCGTATCACGGCTGCTTGACCACGACCCGGTAGGGGCTGTGGATAACTTCTGCACCGATCCTCGCCGTCCGGTAGACCTTATCTATGGAAACTCTGGATTCTGCTGATACGCCTCCCCGCCTGCCGGGGTATCGGGCAAGCCGTCAACTGGGCAAGGGCGGGAGCTCTACGGTATGGCTGGCGAGGAGGGACTCAGACGGAGAGCAGTTTGCGGTCAAATGCGTCAAGGCGGCGGCTCACGATCGTGGTCCCGGGGATCCACACGGTGACATTTCGCATGAGGCCGGCGCCTTTCTTGGGGTGAAGCACAAGCACTTGGTTGGCATCCACGACGTCCTCCAGCTCGACACGGAAGTTCCGGGAGCCCGCGGTATTGTCATGGACTACGCCGCAGGGGGTTCGTTGGCGAACCTGGTATCCGGGCGCGGACGGCTCCGGGTGGGGGAGGCGGTAACGATTCTGGGTCCGCTTGCCCAAGCCTTGGACTACCTCCATTCCCAGGGCATGGTGCACGGGGACGTGTCGCCGGGGAACATCCTGTTCACGGCCGAAGGAATGCCCCTGCTGGCGGATTTCGGGATCACCGCCAGGGTAGGCGACGCCAAGCACCACCTGGACGTGGGAACGCCTGGGTTCACCGACCCTGTGGGCCTCGTTTCCGTGGGCCAGGAGGATGGGGCACTGCGGCCGGAACGCGACCTCTATTCCCTCGCGGCTGTCGGCTGGTTCTGCCTGACGGGTTCGGTCCCCGAACAGGCAATGGACCGTCCGCCCTTGTCATTCGTCGCCAGTGAAGTACCCCGCTCCCTCGCTGGCGCGTTGGAGGCCGCTTTGGATCCGGACCCCCGGATGAGGCCTTCAGCAAGGGAATTTTCGACCGCCGTTTTCCGCAGCGCGGCCCCGGAAGCAGTGGATCTTGCAGGGGCGGTGCACCCCTCGGTCATTCCCGACTTGCTGACGCGGCGTCAGTCCCTGGATCGAACACCGCGCCGAAGTGCCCGGTGGTTCGGGAATCGGCGCTCGGTCCTGTCCCTGGGGAAGGCTGTGCTCCCCAAGGCCTCCCAGACGCTGGGAAGGCACAAGACACGCAAAGCGTCGGCGGGCATCAAGGTAGCGGTGGTGCTGGGGGCCGGAATGCTGGTAGCAGTCACCGCGTGGGGCCTTTGGGGGCAGGGCCAACCATCGGTGCCGCTTTCCGGAGCGGTGAATGTGTCCGGTTCTGGCCTGCCTACGGACATCCCGGAGTCCTCTTTGCTCCCGGAGGGCCTTAATCGGGAGCTTCATTCCGATGACCTGGCCGTTGCCGTGCCGGCTTTGGCAGCTGTCCGGGACTTGGCGTTGCGCCAAGGCCACGTTGAGCTCTTGGCTGTGATCAACGCACCCGGTTCGCCAGCCGAAGCCGCTGACCGCCAAGTGGGGGAGCACCTTCGAACAGCCGGCACGGTATTCGCCGGCCTCGCGACAACCGTGACGGCCGTGACCATCCGGGAACCGCCACAGCCCGACCACGCGATGGTGGGAATCGTAGCCGCTACTTCCGCCTACGAGGAACGCCTGTCCTCAGGCTCGGTGGTCCGTTCGGAAGAGGCCGGGACGCCACAGGATCTCCGGTTGCATCTGGTGCGCCGGGACGGACGATGGCAGATCGTGGAGATTCTGGCCGGCGCCACAGGCTAAGAGCCGAAGCCGCCACCGTGAAGCGCTAGCGATCCCTTGCCGTTGTCAGCCATTCCATCGCTTCAGTAAGTGAGGGGTGCTGCCACTGGAAACCTGCGTTTGCCAGGCGGCTGGCGTCCATCTTTTGGTTCGCCAACACCAGTTCGTCCGCCAGCTTTCCGAGTACCAGCCGAAGTGCTGGCCGGGGCACCCGGCAGAACGCCGGCCTGTGGAAGGCTTTCGCCAGGTGAGACACAATGGTGTTCACGTCAGCGCTTTCCGGAGCGCAGACATTCACCGGTCCGTCGATGTCGGCCGTCAGGAGGTACGCCAAGGCGGCAGCTTCATCGGCCAGCGTGATCCAGGGCCAATACTGCCGCCCATTCCCAAAAGGTCCTCCGAGCCCGAGCTTCAGTAGCGGGAGCAGCGGCCCAAGTGCGCCACCGGACGGGCTGAGAACCACGCCGGTCCTCGGAGTGACGACCCGCACGCCCGGGGGCGCGGTCCTGGCAGCCCGCTCCCACTCCACGCAGAGGGGGCCTAGGACGCCGCCGCCGGGGCCTGAGCCCTCCCGGAGCGGGCCATCAGTCGTGGCGCCGTAGTAGCCGGATGCTGATTGGCTGATGAAAGTCGACGGCGGTTGGCTGAGTCGCTGCATGGCGTCAGTCAGGGTGCGGGTGGGTTGGAGCCGGGAATCCCGGAGCACTTCGATTCGCTGTTTCGTCCACGGACGGTCACCGATGCCTGCTCCCGAGAGGTTGACCACGGCGTCGACGCCGTCGAAGACCACTTCGTCCAACTCTCCCGCAGCGGGGTCCCACGTCCGCTCCGCTGCATTCCTGGCAGGTCGGCGGACCAGCCGGATGACGTCGTGGCCCTGGCCGGCCAGTTGCTCCGACAACGCCGTTCCGATCATTCCCGAGGCTCCGGACATCACGATTCGCATGACCCATCTCACCATGGCCAAGGCATGCGGGGGAAACGCCTGTCGATGCCCGGGACGGCGGGTGCCTCTTGACTATGATCGAACAATGACCTCCTCCAGCTACCTCCGTTTCCCGCATGTGCACGGCGATCTGGTCACCTTCGTGGCCGAAGACGACATCTGGGTCGCGCCCCTTTCAGGCGGCCGCGCCTGGCGGGTTTCCTCCCAACAATTGCCTGCCCGGAACCCAAAGTTCACCCCCGACGGCCAACGGCTGGTGTGGACGGTCGTCGTCGGAACGTCACCGGAAGTGGTGACGGCGGAGGTCGACGGCGGTGGGTACAGGCAGCTCAGTTACTTCGGGCACAGCACCACTAAGGTCAAGGGGTTCACTCCCGCGGGCGACGTCATTGTCACAAGTGCGTTCCAGCAGTCCGAAAGCCGCCACACGTACGCCTACAGCCTCCCGCTCGACGGTGGCTCCGCCGTCGAACTTCCTTTCGGTCCGGTTGAAGGTGTCGCTTATGGGCCGGAGGTGGGCGACGAGAAGCCAGTGGTGCTCGCCAGCGTCCTTTCCCGCGAGCCGGCTTGGTGGAAGCGGTATCGCGGCGGTACGGCGGGCAAGCTGTGGATCGATGCCGACGGGATCGGGGAATTCGAAAGGCTCCTCCCGGAGATCGAAGGCAACCTGACCGACCCACTGTGGCTCCAGGGGCGCATTGCCTTCCTCTCCGACCATGAGGGGTACGGAAACCTGTACTCCGTTTTGCCCGACGGTTCCGGACTGCGCCGCCATACCGATCACGAGGATTTCTACGTCCGCCATGCGAGCAGCGATGGTCAGAGGGTCGTCTTTGAGTCCGCCGGCGAACTGTGGATTCTTCCTTCGCTCGATGCCGATGTCGAGGCCACAAAGCTGGATATCACCCTCGGTTCGGCCTCTCCGGCACGCCGTGCAGCACCCCTGAAGGTATCCGCCCATCTTGGCGACGTCGTCCCGAACCTGACCGGGACTGCCAGCGCCGTTGAATCGCACGGCACCGTTCATTGGCTTCGGCACAAGGACGGTCCCTCACGCGTGGTGGAGGCTACTCCGGGCGTCCGTGCACGTTTGCCCCGCCCGCTGACAGACGGACGGATTGCCTACGTCGCGGACCATGGTGGGGTGGAGGCGCTCTACGTCAAGCGCATAGCCACACGCCTTTCGGCAGCAGTCGAGATGCCCAAGGCGGCCGTTGAGCCGGCCAAGCCCACAAACGACGCCGATCCGTTGCCGAAGCCGGTTTCCGCATCGAACGTCCTGGGGCACGGCAAGCCTTCTGAGGCCGTCGAAGCAGGCGCCGACGAGACGGCCAAGGCTGGATCGACGACCACCGCCGGCGATGCCGCCAATGCGGGCCAGTCCGCTGACACAGTGGGCGGTACAGAGGCAGCGGCAGCCCCCGCCGTCGAAGACACCGCCCTCCGGATCGAGTTTCCGGCGCTTACCCGGACAAGTGCGCTGGAGGCCAGTCCCGACGGTCGCTGGCTTGCGGTGGGCACTTCTTTTGGCGACGTCTTCGTTGCCGACACCTCCACCGGGACGCTGACCCGGCTCGTTAGCGTCGGAGAGGGGAGCATCGATGAGTTGTCGTGGTCTGCCGATTCGCAGTGGCTCGCATGGTCCGAACCGGTGACTTCGTTCGGTTCGCGGAGCAAGCTCCGGATCACCCGCCCCGGCGGGACGGAGTCCGGTATCGTCGACGTCACCGACGGCCGTTTCTGCGATACCTCGCCGCGATTCACTCCGGACGGAAAGTTCCTCGCTTTCCTGTCCAACAGAAGCTTTGACCCCGTCTACGACGGGCACTCCTTCGATCTCTCCTTCCCCAGCCCCATCAAGCCGTATTTGGTGGCGCTGGCGGCCGACACGCCGTCGCCGTTCGGTCCCTCGATCGACACCCTTGAGGATGCGCCCAGCACCCAAGAGAAATCCGACGACGGCGATGTCGCCGCGGTTCGCGTCGACGCCGATGGGCTGGCGCACCGTGTTATCACCGTCCCGGTTCCCCAAGGCAACTATTCCGACCTCGCTGTCGGCGACGGGGCACTCCTGTGGCTGGACACGGAACTCACGGGTGTCACCGGTGAAGGCAAGGGTACACCGCAGGACAAGAAGTCGGCGCCGTCCCTGGTGCGTTACGACCTCGGCAAGCGCAAGCAGACCACTCTTGTCACGGCAGTGGACAGCTACCGCCTATCGGGCGACCTCAGCAGGATTGTCTATGTCCTGGACAAGCAGGTCACTTCCGTCCCGGCGGACAGCAAAGTGGACGAGGATTCCGCCGATCTGGTGAAGGTGGAACTCAACAGGATCCGCGTCATCCTTGACCCCGTCGCTGCGTGGGGGCAGGCATTCGACGAGGCCTGGCGATTGCAGCGCGACTTCTTCTGGACCGCGGACATGGCCGGGCAGGACTGGGACTCCGTGTACAAGCGCTACCGCCCGATCGTGAACCGGCTCGGTACCCACGATGACCTGGTTGACCTGTTGTGGGAGATCCACGGTGAGCTGGGCACGTCCCACGCCTATGTGAAACCGGCAGCTGTCACGGAGGCCGGACGGAATGGACAGGGCCGGCTGGGCGCCGAATTGCAGTTCGGCAAGAAGGGCTGGGAGATCACCCGGATCCTGGCAGGGGAGTCCTCCGACCCGCTGGCCACTTCGCCCTTGACGCGTCCCGGTGCGGACGCGAAGGTGGGCGACGTGCTGTTGGCGATCGACGGCGTCGAACTTTCGGCTGCTCTAACACCTGCCATGCAGTTGGTGGGCGCCGCGGGCCGGACTGTGGAACTGACTCTTTTGAACGGCGACGGCCACGGCAAAGCAGCCGGACAGCAGCGTCGGGTGGCGGTGGTTCCTGTGCGCGACGAGGAAAGGCTGCGCTACCAGGATTGGGTCCGCGCCAACCGGCGCACCGTCCGGGAGGCGTCCGACGGTAAGTTCGGCTACCTTCACGTCCCGGACATGATGGCCAATGGTTGGGCACAGCTCCACCGGGACCTTGATACCGAAACCGCGCTGGACGGCCTGATCGTGGACGTGAGGCGCAACCGTGGTGGCCACACCTCTCAGTTGGTGGCCGAACTCATTGGCCGCAAGGTGACGGGATGGAGCATGCCACGAGGTGAAAAGCCCCGGACCTACCCGGACCACGCCCCGCGGGGACCGGTCATCATCCTGGCAGACGAATTTGCCGGGTCCGATGGCGACATCATCACGCAGGTCTCGAAGCTGCGCGGCATTGGTCCCGTTATCGGCACCCGGACCTGGGGTGGCGTAGTGGGCATCGACAACCGGTTCGCACTGGCAGACGGAACGGGCGTCACTCAGCCGCGTTACGCCACGTGGTTCAACGGGGGAATCGGGTGGGACGTGGAGAACCGCGGGGTCGAGCCCGACATTGAGGTCCTCTTCCCGCCGCACGCCTACGCCGCCGGTACGGATCCGCAGCTGGAATACGGCATCGGGGCGCTTAAGGAAATGATCCAGGAATTGCCTACCGATCGGCCTCCGCTGCGTGAAGGCTACCGGAAGGTGCGGCCGGCACCCTTGCCGTCGCGTCCGCAAGCGGGCTAGGGAGCAAATCCGAGCACAGAAGAGCCCCGTCGCCTCCCCGAGGGAAGTGACGGGGCTCTTCCGTTGTCCTGGTGTTTGAAGCGGAGCCTAGGCGGCGAGGGTGGCATCCAGGGTGATCTCAATGCTGGCCAGGGCGCCG
This Paenarthrobacter sp. GOM3 DNA region includes the following protein-coding sequences:
- a CDS encoding S41 family peptidase, which translates into the protein MTSSSYLRFPHVHGDLVTFVAEDDIWVAPLSGGRAWRVSSQQLPARNPKFTPDGQRLVWTVVVGTSPEVVTAEVDGGGYRQLSYFGHSTTKVKGFTPAGDVIVTSAFQQSESRHTYAYSLPLDGGSAVELPFGPVEGVAYGPEVGDEKPVVLASVLSREPAWWKRYRGGTAGKLWIDADGIGEFERLLPEIEGNLTDPLWLQGRIAFLSDHEGYGNLYSVLPDGSGLRRHTDHEDFYVRHASSDGQRVVFESAGELWILPSLDADVEATKLDITLGSASPARRAAPLKVSAHLGDVVPNLTGTASAVESHGTVHWLRHKDGPSRVVEATPGVRARLPRPLTDGRIAYVADHGGVEALYVKRIATRLSAAVEMPKAAVEPAKPTNDADPLPKPVSASNVLGHGKPSEAVEAGADETAKAGSTTTAGDAANAGQSADTVGGTEAAAAPAVEDTALRIEFPALTRTSALEASPDGRWLAVGTSFGDVFVADTSTGTLTRLVSVGEGSIDELSWSADSQWLAWSEPVTSFGSRSKLRITRPGGTESGIVDVTDGRFCDTSPRFTPDGKFLAFLSNRSFDPVYDGHSFDLSFPSPIKPYLVALAADTPSPFGPSIDTLEDAPSTQEKSDDGDVAAVRVDADGLAHRVITVPVPQGNYSDLAVGDGALLWLDTELTGVTGEGKGTPQDKKSAPSLVRYDLGKRKQTTLVTAVDSYRLSGDLSRIVYVLDKQVTSVPADSKVDEDSADLVKVELNRIRVILDPVAAWGQAFDEAWRLQRDFFWTADMAGQDWDSVYKRYRPIVNRLGTHDDLVDLLWEIHGELGTSHAYVKPAAVTEAGRNGQGRLGAELQFGKKGWEITRILAGESSDPLATSPLTRPGADAKVGDVLLAIDGVELSAALTPAMQLVGAAGRTVELTLLNGDGHGKAAGQQRRVAVVPVRDEERLRYQDWVRANRRTVREASDGKFGYLHVPDMMANGWAQLHRDLDTETALDGLIVDVRRNRGGHTSQLVAELIGRKVTGWSMPRGEKPRTYPDHAPRGPVIILADEFAGSDGDIITQVSKLRGIGPVIGTRTWGGVVGIDNRFALADGTGVTQPRYATWFNGGIGWDVENRGVEPDIEVLFPPHAYAAGTDPQLEYGIGALKEMIQELPTDRPPLREGYRKVRPAPLPSRPQAG